Proteins from one Kazachstania africana CBS 2517 chromosome 1, complete genome genomic window:
- the SRP1 gene encoding karyopherin alpha (similar to Saccharomyces cerevisiae SRP1 (YNL189W); ancestral locus Anc_2.63) → MDSSDSSTANKFVPEYRRTNFKNKSRFSADELRRRRDNQQVELRKAKREEALAKRRNFVPPASGATESDSEDEDAINADQQFYNQLQQELPAMIQQIQSNDFQEQLAATVKFRQILSREHHPPIDVVIQSGVVPTLVNFMNENQPEMLQLEAAWALTNIASGSSDQTKIVVEAGAVPLFIQLLYTGSVEVQEQAIWALGNVAGDSTDYRDYVLSCGAMEPILNLFNSSKTSLIRTATWTLSNLCRGKKPQPDWNVVSKALPTLAKLIYSLDTETLVDACWAISYLSDGPQEAIQAVIDVRIPKRLVELLDHTSTMVQTPALRAVGNIVTGNDLQTQVVINCGVLGALRNLLSSPKDSIKKEACWTISNITAGNTEQIQAVIDSNLVPSLIKLLANADYKTKKEACWAISNASSGGLHRPEIIRYLVAQGCVKPLCDLLEIADNRIIEVSLDALENILKMGESDKEKRGLNINENADIIEKAGGMEKIFNCQQNENDKIYEKAYNLIETYFGEEDDAIDESMAPQASGNTFGFGSTVNQQFNFN, encoded by the coding sequence ATGGACAGTTCTGACTCATCAACGGCCAACAAGTTTGTTCCAGAATATAGACGtaccaatttcaaaaataaaagtagGTTTTCCGCTGATGAATTACGTCGTAGAAGAGACAACCAACAGGTCGAATTGAGAAAGGctaaaagagaagaagcCCTAGccaagagaagaaatttcgTTCCTCCAGCTAGTGGTGCTACAGAATCCGATTCAGAAGATGAGGATGCCATCAACGCCGATCAACAATTCTATAACCAACTACAACAGGAATTGCCTGCAATGATTCAACAAATTCAGTCTAATGATTTCCAAGAACAATTGGCTGCCACCGTTAAATTTAGACAAATTTTATCTAGAGAACATCATCCTCCTATCGATGTTGTCATTCAATCTGGTGTTGTACCAACTCTAGTCAACTTCATGAATGAAAATCAACCAGAAATGTTACAATTAGAAGCCGCATGGGCTCTTACAAATATTGCATCAGGTTCTTCTGATCAAACTAAAATAGTCGTTGAAGCAGGCGCTGTACCATTATTCATTCAATTACTATATACAGGTTCCGTAGAAGTTCAAGAACAAGCTATTTGGGCTTTAGGTAATGTTGCAGGTGATTCCACAGATTATAGAGACTATGTCTTAAGTTGTGGTGCTATGGAACCAATTTTAAATctattcaattcttcaaaaacttcTTTAATTAGAACTGCTACTTGGACACTATCGAATCTATGTAGAGGTAAGAAACCTCAACCAGATTGGAACGTTGTGTCTAAGGCATTACCAACATTAGCTAAGCTTATTTATTCTTTGGATACCGAAACGTTAGTTGACGCATGTTGGGCAATCTCATATTTATCTGATGGTCCACAAGAAGCTATTCAAGCTGTCATCGACGTTAGAATTCCAAAAAGACTGGTAGAATTATTAGATCACACTTCCACAATGGTCCAAACCCCAGCTTTAAGAGCTGTTGGTAATATTGTCACAGGTAATGATTTACAAACACAAGTAGTCATCAACTGTGGTGTCTTAGGAGCtttaagaaatttgttAAGTTCACCAAAGGATTCCATCAAGAAAGAAGCATGTTGGACAATTTCAAACATAACTGCAGGTAATACTGAACAAATTCAAGCAGTCATTGACTCCAATCTTGTTCCGTcattaattaaattattaGCAAATGCTGATTATAAAACTAAGAAGGAAGCTTGTTGGGCAATTTCAAATGCATCCTCAGGTGGGTTACATAGACCTGAAATTATCAGATATTTAGTCGCACAAGGCTGTGTAAAGCCTTTGTGTgatttattagaaattgCAGATAATagaattattgaagttTCATTAGATGCTTTAgagaatattttaaagatGGGTGAATcagataaagaaaaacgTGGTCtaaatattaatgaaaatgcagatattattgaaaaggcAGGTGGTatggaaaaaattttcaactgtcaacaaaatgaa